A part of Acidobacteriota bacterium genomic DNA contains:
- a CDS encoding FAD-dependent monooxygenase yields MSGRGRTAIVAGAGLGGSLMAIYLARAGYRVKLVERRGDPRRPGIGGGRSINLAISARGFNALGGVDLEQRVLGMAIPMRGRMLHDHAGELKFQPYGTKPEHVIRSVSRLGLNQMLIDAASGHEGIELLFEHTVRDVDLEQGNLIASRPGGGEVTVEGDFVVGADGAFSAVRARMQRLDRFQYSQDYLPLGYKELSIPAGEGGAFRIEREALHIWPRGNSMMIALPNADGSFTCTLFWPFEGKAGFTLPEQPDAIREHFGTHFADAVPLMPELVEDYLRNPTSSLVTVRCSPWHVGGRVVLLGDAAHAVVPFYGQGANASFEDCVVLDACLREASGDLGQAFGEYSRRRKRHADAIADLAIENFHVMSDRVSSPLFQLGKRGEALAERMLPFWFIPLYTMISFSLIPYDDARRRASAQRRQLRLGVLFVVVVVLGILGLLLLPGG; encoded by the coding sequence ATGAGCGGGCGCGGTCGGACGGCGATCGTTGCCGGGGCCGGCCTTGGCGGGTCGCTGATGGCGATCTACCTCGCCCGGGCCGGCTATCGCGTCAAGCTGGTCGAGCGACGGGGCGACCCTCGCCGACCGGGAATCGGTGGCGGCCGGTCGATCAATCTCGCAATCTCGGCGCGCGGATTCAACGCGCTGGGTGGGGTCGACCTGGAACAACGCGTCCTGGGCATGGCGATCCCGATGCGTGGCCGGATGCTTCACGACCACGCGGGGGAGTTGAAGTTTCAACCCTACGGGACGAAGCCCGAGCATGTGATCCGTTCGGTCTCACGACTCGGACTGAATCAGATGCTGATTGATGCGGCCTCCGGACACGAGGGCATCGAGTTGTTGTTCGAACATACCGTCCGTGATGTCGATCTCGAGCAGGGCAACCTGATCGCCAGCCGACCCGGCGGCGGCGAGGTCACGGTCGAAGGGGACTTCGTCGTAGGGGCGGATGGTGCGTTCTCCGCCGTGCGTGCTCGCATGCAGCGTCTCGACCGGTTTCAGTACTCGCAGGACTACCTTCCACTGGGTTACAAGGAACTCTCCATCCCCGCGGGAGAGGGTGGGGCGTTTCGTATCGAGCGGGAGGCGCTTCACATATGGCCGCGGGGCAACTCGATGATGATCGCGCTTCCCAACGCCGATGGATCGTTCACCTGTACGTTGTTCTGGCCGTTCGAGGGGAAAGCGGGGTTTACGCTCCCGGAGCAGCCCGACGCGATTCGCGAACATTTCGGCACACACTTCGCCGACGCGGTCCCGCTGATGCCCGAGCTGGTCGAGGATTATCTGCGCAACCCGACCAGCTCGCTCGTGACGGTTCGCTGTTCTCCGTGGCATGTGGGAGGGCGCGTGGTCCTGCTGGGAGATGCTGCCCACGCCGTGGTGCCGTTCTACGGTCAGGGGGCGAACGCCTCCTTCGAGGACTGCGTCGTGCTGGATGCCTGCCTGCGCGAGGCGTCGGGAGATCTCGGGCAGGCGTTCGGCGAGTATAGCCGACGCCGCAAGCGTCACGCGGACGCCATCGCCGACCTGGCGATCGAGAATTTTCATGTGATGAGCGATCGTGTGTCGTCACCGCTGTTCCAGCTGGGAAAGCGGGGCGAGGCGTTGGCCGAGCGGATGTTGCCATTCTGGTTCATCCCGCTCTACACGATGATCAGCTTCAGTCTTATCCCGTATGACGATGCGCGTCGGCGCGCGAGCGCCCAGCGGCGTCAGCTGAGGCTGGGAGTTCTGTTTGTCGTCGTCGTCGTTCTGGGTATCCTGGGACTTCTGCTCTTGCCGGGCGGATAG
- a CDS encoding tryptophan 2,3-dioxygenase family protein, with amino-acid sequence MTINYSSYLQLDRLLALQDPQSDPEEHDELLFIVIHQVYELWFKQLLHELDRAERDLRDNELFGPIATFKRVRMIVKTLVGQLDILETMTPMSFNSFRDRLDDASGFQSIQFRMAEYALGYKREGALKHVKPEWFGYDELRRRLDGPSVVDGFYRFLASRGLEVPQEVLDREGQTTQPDATVQKGLLQLYRTEPSVGILLELMMDVDEGLQEWRYRHVKLVERTIGNKHGTGGSLGVEFLKRSLFQPIFPDLWAIRHEF; translated from the coding sequence GTGACCATCAACTATTCCAGCTACCTGCAGCTGGATCGCCTGCTGGCGCTGCAGGATCCGCAGTCGGATCCCGAGGAGCACGACGAGCTGCTCTTCATCGTGATCCATCAGGTCTACGAACTGTGGTTCAAGCAGTTGCTTCACGAACTGGATCGCGCCGAGCGGGATCTTCGCGATAACGAGCTGTTCGGGCCGATCGCGACGTTCAAGCGGGTCCGGATGATCGTGAAGACGCTGGTCGGGCAGCTGGACATCCTCGAGACCATGACACCGATGTCGTTCAACTCCTTTCGCGATCGGCTGGATGACGCGTCGGGGTTCCAGTCGATACAGTTTCGGATGGCGGAGTACGCGTTGGGCTACAAGCGCGAAGGTGCGCTGAAGCATGTCAAGCCCGAGTGGTTCGGTTACGACGAACTCCGTCGCCGGCTCGACGGCCCGTCCGTGGTAGACGGCTTCTACCGGTTCCTCGCGAGTCGCGGCCTGGAAGTCCCGCAGGAGGTCCTCGATCGTGAGGGGCAGACGACCCAACCGGACGCCACCGTCCAGAAGGGACTGCTGCAGCTCTATCGCACGGAGCCATCGGTCGGGATCCTGCTCGAACTGATGATGGATGTCGACGAGGGGCTCCAGGAATGGCGCTATCGGCATGTGAAGCTGGTCGAACGCACGATCGGCAACAAGCACGGGACCGGCGGCAGTCTCGGGGTCGAGTTCCTCAAGCGGTCGCTGTTCCAGCCGATCTTTCCCGACCTGTGGGCCATCCGGCATGAGTTCTGA
- a CDS encoding cyclase family protein: MSSDPDRKLYDLTPTIDGGLQVFPGDTPPTREVLLDLARGDHLTLSSLHATVHLGAHADAPSHYDRDGGDMASQSLDRYLGRCRLVRAETPAGERVAADRLPEGELGERLLVATNSYPDPRRSIGEGFAGLQPEFVTECARRGVRLIGVDMPSVDLVDAKHLTAHAACREHGILILEGLLLNEIPEGEYELIALPLKLAGFDGSPVRAVLRTL, from the coding sequence ATGAGTTCTGATCCCGACCGCAAGCTCTACGATCTGACGCCTACGATCGATGGGGGGCTTCAGGTTTTCCCGGGGGATACGCCCCCCACCCGAGAGGTGTTGCTGGATCTCGCCCGCGGGGACCACCTGACGTTGTCGTCGCTGCACGCAACGGTCCACCTCGGTGCGCATGCCGACGCACCCTCGCACTACGACCGTGACGGCGGCGACATGGCCAGCCAGTCGCTGGACCGTTATCTGGGTCGCTGTCGTCTTGTCCGAGCGGAGACGCCGGCGGGTGAGCGGGTGGCAGCGGACCGACTTCCGGAGGGTGAACTCGGCGAGCGACTCCTGGTCGCGACGAATAGTTACCCCGATCCTCGCCGATCGATTGGCGAGGGCTTCGCAGGGCTGCAGCCGGAGTTCGTCACCGAGTGCGCTCGTCGCGGCGTACGGCTGATCGGCGTCGACATGCCCAGCGTCGACCTCGTCGACGCCAAGCACCTAACGGCGCACGCCGCCTGTCGAGAGCACGGCATCCTGATTCTGGAAGGCCTGTTGCTGAACGAGATTCCCGAAGGCGAGTACGAGTTGATCGCGCTTCCGCTCAAGCTGGCGGGGTTTGACGGGTCGCCGGTGCGGGCGGTGCTTCGAACGTTGTAG
- a CDS encoding RidA family protein: protein MTPTPDDERTVSRRAPEPVGAFPHARRVGNLLFLSGIGPRVRGSASIPGVTLDQDGKILAHDIELQCRTVFENVRTVLEDAGSSWDRIVDVTVFLTHMQDDFPTFNRLYAEAFAENQPTRTTMEVNCLPTPIAIELKVIATIDD, encoded by the coding sequence ATGACACCCACACCCGATGACGAACGCACCGTCAGCCGGCGCGCCCCGGAACCGGTGGGCGCGTTCCCCCACGCCCGCCGGGTCGGCAACCTCCTGTTCCTCTCAGGAATCGGGCCCAGGGTTCGCGGGAGCGCGTCGATCCCCGGGGTCACGCTCGATCAGGACGGCAAGATCCTCGCCCACGACATCGAACTCCAGTGTCGGACGGTGTTCGAGAACGTTCGCACGGTCCTGGAGGACGCCGGCAGTAGCTGGGATCGGATCGTCGATGTTACGGTCTTCCTGACGCACATGCAGGACGACTTCCCTACGTTCAATCGACTTTATGCGGAAGCGTTTGCAGAGAACCAGCCGACACGCACGACGATGGAAGTGAACTGCCTGCCGACGCCGATCGCCATCGAATTGAAGGTGATCGCCACCATCGACGACTGA
- a CDS encoding aldehyde dehydrogenase has product MKRIVNWIDGSATPPKADRWLDNVDPATGETIARVADSDAADVDRAVDAARRAFPAWAATPAADRSRQLHRIADALKSRIDDFARAESEDSGKPLTAAGTVDIPRAVTNFRFFADAILHGEDQAHLIDRSALNYTLRRPRGVAGLISPWNLPLYLLTWKIAPALATGNTVVAKPSELTPTTAFMLGELTGEAGLAPGVLNIVQGHGAGCGAAIVDHKDVPAISFTGGTITGRAIATSAASQFKKVALELGGKNPTLVFDDVDIDRVAAEATRAAFSNQGQICLCGSRLLLHEAIYEPFVDRLVEHAKRLRCGDPLEDGTTQGALISADHLRKVQGFIETAQEAGGVIRCGGKPPEDLPPRVRDGAFLEPTVITGLPDDCRVLHEEIFGPVLTVQSFRDESRALALANGTPYGLAASVWTRDLDRAHRVADALHSGTVWVNCWMLRDLRVPFGGMKSSGVGREGGREALEFFTEPKNVCLKLDDSIPPEPL; this is encoded by the coding sequence GTGAAACGAATCGTCAACTGGATCGATGGAAGCGCCACCCCACCGAAGGCGGATCGCTGGCTCGACAACGTCGACCCCGCCACCGGCGAGACCATCGCCCGGGTCGCCGACAGTGACGCGGCGGACGTCGATAGAGCAGTCGACGCGGCACGAAGGGCGTTCCCGGCTTGGGCCGCAACTCCGGCCGCCGACCGCTCACGACAACTCCATCGAATAGCCGATGCGCTAAAGAGCAGGATCGACGACTTCGCGCGGGCGGAGTCCGAGGACTCGGGAAAGCCGTTGACCGCGGCCGGCACCGTCGATATCCCGCGGGCCGTCACGAATTTTCGCTTCTTCGCGGATGCCATCCTGCACGGAGAGGATCAGGCCCATCTCATCGATCGGAGCGCGCTTAACTACACACTGCGAAGACCGCGTGGCGTCGCCGGCCTGATCTCGCCGTGGAACCTGCCGCTCTACCTGCTGACCTGGAAGATCGCACCGGCCCTCGCCACCGGAAATACCGTGGTCGCCAAGCCGTCGGAGTTGACACCCACGACGGCCTTCATGCTTGGCGAGCTGACAGGCGAGGCGGGGCTCGCACCCGGAGTCCTCAACATCGTTCAGGGACACGGCGCCGGCTGTGGAGCGGCGATCGTCGATCACAAGGACGTCCCGGCCATCTCGTTCACCGGTGGCACGATCACCGGTCGCGCGATCGCGACGAGCGCGGCGAGTCAGTTCAAGAAGGTCGCTCTTGAGTTGGGTGGCAAGAACCCGACCCTCGTCTTCGACGACGTCGACATCGATCGCGTCGCCGCCGAGGCGACTCGCGCCGCCTTCAGTAACCAGGGTCAGATCTGTCTCTGCGGATCCCGACTCCTGCTCCACGAGGCGATCTACGAACCGTTCGTCGACCGTCTCGTCGAGCACGCGAAGCGGTTACGGTGCGGCGACCCGCTCGAGGACGGAACGACCCAGGGGGCGTTGATCTCCGCCGATCATCTACGGAAGGTCCAGGGCTTCATCGAGACTGCGCAAGAGGCCGGCGGCGTGATCCGTTGCGGTGGCAAGCCACCGGAGGATCTGCCTCCGCGGGTTCGCGACGGTGCGTTCCTGGAGCCCACCGTCATCACCGGTCTTCCGGACGACTGCCGCGTGCTTCACGAGGAGATCTTCGGTCCGGTTCTGACGGTGCAGAGTTTCCGTGACGAGTCCCGTGCCCTGGCGCTGGCCAACGGCACCCCGTACGGTCTCGCCGCGTCGGTCTGGACCCGCGACCTCGATCGCGCCCATCGTGTCGCCGACGCGCTCCACAGCGGCACCGTCTGGGTCAACTGCTGGATGCTCCGAGATCTCAGAGTCCCGTTCGGCGGGATGAAGTCCAGTGGCGTGGGTCGCGAGGGTGGCCGCGAGGCCCTGGAGTTCTTCACGGAGCCCAAGAACGTCTGCCTGAAGCTGGACGATTCCATCCCACCGGAGCCACTCTGA
- a CDS encoding ABC transporter permease produces MSRRRIGSNLAWGCLALLAGVATLAPYLGLRNPTEHQDPRLLRERPPLTRLLSVERPDGDKLFFETYEPTEQGLMIRRGEEQTLLVAVAPADVSNEVFWLGTDRFSRDLLSRLLYGARASLMIGLLAAALALGLGALIGGIAGLGGGFLDGLLMRFTDLTLTVPRLFLAMLLVALYGPGGWTTVLVLGGTSWMTAARLVRGEMLRQSAAPFVQAARAAGLPRWRIGILHLFPAALTALGVEATLRVGETILLEATLSFLELGVQEPTPSWGNLIRSGQASLPHAWWIALFPGLLIALTVICCASLSERRRSIG; encoded by the coding sequence ATGAGCCGACGTCGAATCGGAAGCAACCTCGCGTGGGGCTGCCTGGCACTCCTGGCGGGGGTGGCGACGCTCGCGCCATACCTCGGACTGCGGAACCCCACCGAGCATCAGGACCCGCGTCTACTTCGCGAACGCCCCCCGCTGACAAGGCTGCTCAGCGTCGAGCGCCCCGACGGCGACAAGCTCTTCTTCGAAACCTACGAACCGACGGAACAGGGACTGATGATCCGGCGTGGCGAGGAACAGACGCTGCTGGTGGCGGTCGCCCCGGCGGACGTGTCGAACGAGGTCTTCTGGCTTGGCACCGATCGATTCAGTCGAGACCTGCTGAGCCGTCTGCTCTACGGCGCAAGAGCCAGCCTGATGATCGGGCTCCTGGCGGCGGCTCTGGCCCTGGGACTCGGCGCGTTGATCGGTGGCATCGCGGGGCTGGGCGGGGGCTTTCTGGACGGCCTGCTGATGCGATTCACGGACCTGACCCTCACGGTGCCACGTCTGTTCCTGGCGATGCTTCTGGTCGCCCTCTACGGCCCCGGTGGCTGGACCACGGTCCTCGTGCTGGGCGGGACGAGCTGGATGACAGCCGCGCGTCTGGTTCGGGGAGAGATGCTTCGTCAGTCGGCCGCCCCGTTTGTCCAGGCCGCCCGTGCGGCGGGCCTCCCGCGCTGGCGCATCGGGATCCTCCATCTGTTCCCCGCGGCCCTGACCGCACTGGGGGTGGAGGCGACGTTGCGGGTCGGTGAGACGATCCTCCTCGAGGCGACTCTGTCGTTCCTCGAGCTGGGCGTGCAGGAGCCCACGCCCTCGTGGGGCAACCTGATCCGATCCGGTCAGGCCAGCCTGCCCCACGCGTGGTGGATCGCCCTGTTTCCCGGGCTGCTCATCGCGCTGACCGTCATCTGCTGTGCCTCACTCTCCGAGAGGCGCCGCTCGATCGGCTAG
- a CDS encoding ABC transporter permease, with translation MASLILRRLLLAIPIALAVATLLFVLLETAPGSPADALLGDAPVPPEVRDRVERAYGLDRSPIERYAAWVKGLAVGDLGWSPTLRRPVSRALAEALPPTLLLAGSALILQLALGVFLGWLSAAYRDRWPDRLLGGMSWTIYSLPTFWLGLMAIVVFSSRLGWFPASSMHAVGVEKMSSVGRGLDLVWHLTLPTLVLGLSSAAALTRFVRTGLLDAMSQPFIRAARARGAGLSRLLTGHALRHALLPVVNLLGLSLPILVSGSLVVEVIFGWPGMGSLTYRAIQARDPSLVMAAALISAVLVVIGNLFADVGMLLLDPRIRSKQST, from the coding sequence TTGGCGAGTCTGATCCTGCGTCGTCTCTTGCTGGCGATCCCGATCGCGCTGGCCGTCGCGACTCTCCTGTTCGTCCTGCTGGAGACCGCACCCGGTAGCCCGGCCGACGCCCTACTGGGCGACGCGCCGGTCCCACCCGAGGTTCGTGATCGTGTGGAGCGGGCCTACGGCCTCGACCGGTCGCCCATCGAACGTTACGCAGCATGGGTCAAGGGGTTGGCCGTCGGCGACCTCGGCTGGTCTCCGACCCTCCGCCGGCCCGTCTCGCGTGCGCTGGCCGAGGCGTTGCCGCCGACCCTGCTGCTGGCCGGCTCGGCCCTGATCCTCCAGCTGGCACTCGGGGTCTTCCTCGGCTGGCTCTCTGCCGCCTATCGGGACCGTTGGCCGGATCGTCTTCTCGGCGGCATGAGCTGGACGATCTACTCGCTGCCGACGTTCTGGCTGGGGTTGATGGCGATCGTCGTCTTTTCGAGCCGTCTCGGTTGGTTCCCCGCGTCGTCGATGCACGCCGTCGGTGTCGAGAAGATGTCGTCCGTCGGCCGTGGACTCGATCTCGTCTGGCACCTGACCCTGCCGACGTTGGTTCTGGGATTGTCCTCGGCGGCCGCGCTGACCCGCTTCGTACGAACCGGTCTTCTCGATGCGATGAGCCAACCGTTCATCCGTGCGGCCCGCGCCCGTGGCGCCGGACTGTCACGTCTCCTGACCGGGCACGCCCTTCGCCACGCGCTGCTCCCCGTGGTCAATCTGCTCGGGCTCTCGCTGCCGATCCTGGTGTCCGGCTCCCTCGTGGTGGAAGTGATCTTCGGCTGGCCGGGGATGGGCTCTCTCACCTATCGCGCGATCCAGGCCCGAGACCCGTCGCTGGTGATGGCCGCGGCCCTGATCTCGGCGGTCCTCGTGGTCATCGGAAACCTGTTTGCCGACGTCGGCATGCTGCTCCTGGATCCCCGGATCCGATCGAAGCAATCGACATGA
- a CDS encoding ABC transporter substrate-binding protein, whose protein sequence is MTSATRTSTWALGCLLTLSLLGCSPTTEAPASVTETPSKGGTLVIGSKSDVQTWNEYLNADAPTLKVLRRIHLPLARVTDPSILDDSTVEPLLAASWSIDEDEPAITFTLRDATWSDGQPIVAQDVRFTWQAQTSADVGWGSAASKRFIDDVEVVSPEVVVFRFSQRYPDMLADAIDGGILPAHVYGTIPLVDWKTHDWSTVDIASGPYRRADHTIGQQVRLVRNPSYYNADDVYLDEVVVRVVPDDTNLMQQLTSGDIDFVDGIPQDSADRLATDDGIDVGGYRLPNYDYIGWNGARPPLDNPAVRRALTMAIDREELVDTLLFGYGRVASGPVPSSHSAHDGSAGPWPTDAETARTLLNEAGVEGLKITLLTNVGNRIRSDAAIRIQSQLQAVGVEIEIRTVELSALRRQVAGGDYDAYLGGWNFSGKIELTGLFHSKRRFPDGFNLVALESPEVDAILDRLDAATDHEGYRVAAGELQHAIREVQPYTFLFEKERVAAWSGRVRGVTLNDTFDTYAHLESFWVTGDGG, encoded by the coding sequence ATGACCTCCGCAACACGAACCTCGACGTGGGCCCTGGGATGCCTGCTCACCCTTTCGCTGCTCGGCTGCAGCCCGACGACGGAAGCACCCGCCTCCGTCACGGAGACGCCCAGCAAGGGTGGCACCCTCGTGATCGGCTCGAAGAGCGATGTTCAGACCTGGAACGAGTACCTCAATGCCGACGCCCCGACGTTGAAGGTCTTGCGACGGATCCACCTTCCGCTGGCGCGGGTCACCGACCCGTCGATCCTCGACGATTCTACGGTCGAACCGTTACTGGCGGCGTCGTGGTCCATCGACGAGGACGAACCGGCCATCACCTTCACGCTGCGAGACGCGACATGGAGCGACGGACAACCGATCGTCGCCCAGGATGTCCGCTTCACCTGGCAGGCGCAGACCTCCGCGGACGTCGGCTGGGGCTCGGCCGCCAGCAAGCGGTTCATCGACGACGTCGAGGTCGTCTCCCCCGAGGTCGTCGTCTTTCGTTTCAGCCAGCGTTATCCCGACATGCTTGCCGATGCGATCGACGGCGGAATCCTCCCCGCCCATGTCTACGGCACGATCCCGCTGGTCGACTGGAAGACCCACGACTGGTCCACGGTCGACATCGCCTCCGGTCCCTACCGACGGGCGGACCATACGATCGGCCAACAGGTCCGCCTCGTCCGCAACCCCTCCTACTACAACGCCGATGACGTGTACCTCGACGAGGTGGTCGTTCGTGTCGTTCCGGATGACACCAACCTGATGCAGCAGCTCACATCCGGCGATATCGATTTCGTGGATGGCATCCCACAGGATTCCGCCGATCGTCTCGCGACGGATGACGGCATCGATGTGGGCGGCTACCGACTTCCCAACTACGACTACATCGGCTGGAACGGTGCCCGCCCACCCCTCGATAACCCGGCCGTCCGACGGGCCCTGACGATGGCCATCGATCGTGAAGAGCTGGTGGATACGCTGCTGTTCGGCTATGGCCGCGTCGCCTCCGGTCCCGTCCCCTCGTCCCACTCGGCCCATGACGGGTCGGCCGGACCCTGGCCGACCGACGCGGAGACCGCGCGTACGCTTCTGAACGAAGCCGGGGTCGAGGGGTTGAAGATCACGCTCCTGACCAACGTCGGCAATCGGATTCGCTCCGATGCGGCGATCCGGATTCAGAGCCAACTTCAGGCGGTCGGTGTCGAGATCGAGATCCGTACCGTCGAACTGAGTGCGTTGCGAAGACAGGTAGCCGGTGGGGATTACGACGCGTACCTCGGTGGATGGAACTTCTCCGGCAAGATCGAACTCACCGGTCTGTTCCACTCGAAGCGTCGCTTCCCCGATGGATTCAACCTCGTCGCCCTTGAGTCCCCGGAGGTGGATGCGATCCTCGATCGCCTCGACGCGGCCACCGATCACGAGGGCTACCGAGTCGCCGCCGGCGAGTTGCAGCATGCGATTCGCGAGGTCCAACCGTACACGTTCCTGTTCGAGAAGGAACGGGTCGCAGCGTGGAGCGGGCGGGTCCGGGGCGTGACGCTCAACGACACGTTCGACACCTACGCCCACCTCGAATCATTCTGGGTCACTGGCGACGGAGGTTGA
- a CDS encoding YkgJ family cysteine cluster protein produces the protein MSDGASPDNRRAWFDDGLRFECQSDCGDCCRNHDNYSYVYLDSAEAVAISGHLGISLEAFCERYTAVEDGDLILRMDQPDCPFLDGARCSIYESRPTQCRTFPFWPENLTSRKRWNDLAGFCPGIDRGTLIPVETILTTAQEHETRHDEE, from the coding sequence ATGAGCGATGGAGCCTCCCCGGACAATCGGCGGGCCTGGTTTGACGACGGCCTACGATTCGAGTGCCAATCGGACTGTGGCGACTGTTGTCGCAATCACGACAACTACAGCTACGTCTATCTGGACAGTGCCGAGGCGGTCGCGATATCGGGACACCTCGGGATCTCGCTCGAGGCATTTTGCGAGCGCTATACCGCCGTCGAGGATGGCGATCTGATTCTCCGCATGGATCAACCGGACTGCCCGTTCCTCGATGGCGCGCGCTGCTCGATCTACGAGTCCCGACCCACCCAGTGCCGAACCTTCCCGTTCTGGCCGGAGAATCTGACCAGCCGAAAGCGCTGGAACGACCTCGCCGGTTTCTGCCCGGGGATCGATCGTGGGACGTTGATACCCGTCGAGACCATCCTTACCACCGCCCAAGAACACGAAACCCGTCATGACGAGGAGTAA